GATCGCCTCGGCGTCGACCTGCACCAGCCAGCGCAGGTCCACCCCGGCGGCCTGCCAGGCCGGCGCATAGGGGATGAACGGCGGCGCCACCAGCACCACCCGCTGCCCCTCGCCCGTCAGCCGGGCTAGCGTCGGCCAGAGCAGCTGCAGTTCGCCGCAACCGGGGCTGGCCAGCAGCAGTTCGCTCAGCGCCGCCGCCGGCCAGCCGCCTTCCGGCAGGCGCTGGTCGAGGCCGGCATGCCCGGTGGGCTGCAGGCCCTGCGGACGTGCCTGGGCCTGCCGCCCGCGCCATACCTGGCGCTGGTCGAGCAAACGGTCGAGGTCGACCACGGCGCCCATCAGTCACGCCTCAGCAGGCCGCAGAACACGCCTTCGATGAAGAATTCGTGCCCTGGGGTCACGTCGATGGGGGCATAGGCCGGGTTGCGGGGCAGCAGGCGATAGCCATCACGGGTGCGCTGCAGGCGCTTGATGGTGACTTCGCCGTCGAGCCGGGCGACCACGATCTGCCCGTCACGGGCCTCACCCTGCTGGCGAATGCCGACCAGGTCACCGTCGAAGATGCCGTCGTCGACCATCGAGTCGCCGCGCACCTTGAGCAGGTAGTCGGGGGTGCGTCGAAACAGGCTGGGGTCGAGCAGCAGTTGCTCGTGGATATCGAGGTCGGGGCCGATCGGCGCACCGGCGGCGACCTGGCCAAGCACCGGCACCTCGAGGATCTCGGGCCGGCGCAGGGGCTCGGCCAGGCGGATGCCACGCGCCTGGTTGGGCGTGACGTCGATGAACCCGGCCTGGCTCAGGGCGGTGATGTGCTTGCGCGCCACGCTGCGCGAGGCGAAACCGAAGCGCTCGGCGATATCGGCCAGCGACGGTGGCTGACCTTGATCGGTGATGCGCTCGCGGATGAACGCGAGGATGGCGCGGCGTTTGGGGGATAAAGTGTCCATGGAGCACATTTGTACTCTTTTTTCATAACACTGAACAGCTCCCTTCGTCGCCGGCCCTCCCCACCCTGCCTCAGTAGCGAATGGACAGGGCGATCGCCTCGCTCGGCGTCTGGTGTTTTTCCAGCAGCCCCAGCACGTCCTTCTTCAACTGCTCCTGCCTGTCGATCAGCGCCAGGTCGCGGAACTTGTAGTCCAGGTCGGCATAGCTTTCCGATACGCCGGCATTGAGGTGGTTCTTGCCGAAGGTGTGCACGATGTGCTTGGACTTCCAGATGTCGTACTGGCTGAACACCTGGTCCCGCGGCAGGTGCCTGGCAACCGAGAGCGGCACCCGGGTCAGCAGGCAGTAGTTCATCTTGTACTTGTGGAACTGGTAGTGCTCCAGGGAGTGGACGAACGACACGTACCAGATATAGGTGGCGATCACTTCGATGTTGAAGTCCCTGTCGCCGGACTGGCACGGCAGGTTGACGTAACGGCACAGCTCGGCAACCCAGTTGTTGATGTAGGGCTCGGAGCCGTCACGCAGCAGGTCGTCGTAGCTGGCCGAGACGAACTTCAGCACCGCCGCGTAGTAGTCGCGGTACTGGGCATTGAGCACGTGCTGGCCATTGAGGTACTGGTCGAACGGTATGGCGAACCTGATCTCGAATTTCTGGGTCAGCGCCTGGTCCTCGGTCTGGCGTTTGTTGTACATGTTCAGGGCGTTTTCATAGCCGACCTTGTAGAAGGTCTGCGCCGAGTAGTAGCCGATGCAGCTGTAGAGGAACTTGTCGGCGATGCCGGTGGTTTCGCGCAGCGACAGCGGCGACTCCTTGAACTGGTGATTGAGCATCAGGATATAGGCGGTGTGCGGGTCCATCAGCTTGTGGAAGTTGCAATCCTTGGGCACCAGGTTGAACAGGAATGCCGCGCCCATTTCGGCGAAGAACAGATGGTGGTGCAGGTGCGCGCCAAGGATGAAGAACACCATGGTGTTGGACATGAAGTACACCTTGGCCAGGTCCCAGTCCGGCTCGCCCGGGCCGACGCTGAAGCCGTCGCGCAGGGTGATGCGCATGCTGTCGGCGGCAAAATCCTCGGCAATGGCGATGCTGGCCACGTCGAACACCGAGCTGGACAGGCGGATCTCCCGGGTGAAGTCACGCATGTCGAAGGTCGACACGCCATCGACCGTCTGCAGGTAGTGGGTGATCTGCGACGACATCAGGAACACCCGCAGGTCCTCGTCCGAGATGGCCGTCGGCTGTGGGAACTGACCCAGCGGTACCTTGTAGTAGTCGCGGTTGGCCTTGATGATCGACTGGATGTAGTTGTGGTAGACCTTGTCCTTTCTCCAGCGGTAGACCAGCTCGGCGGGCAGCTTCTTGGGGATGTAGCCCATGTGGTAGTCGGTGCCCGGGATCGGCGTGCTTTCCATCGAGATGGAATCGCGGTTGTAGTGGCGATAGCCGAAGTAACGAGGCAGCAGCCATTTCAGCTGAACCCACTTCCAGGTCAGGAAGCTGGTGCCGAGATTGACCGCGTACAACGCCAGCAGCAGCGGTACGAACTTCACGTAGTACAGGCCCACGTACACATGCTTCAACGGCTCGGCGCGGGTTTTGCTCATCAGTATGATCACGGGGCTGACGGTGATGAAAAACGCCAGCAGGATGACTTCCAGCATGCTTCAAACTCCTTGTTCGATCGCTTTGTTCTTGTTGCGGCTTGCGCCGTAGCTGTACAGGCAGGCGCCTGTAAAAATCACGTTGACGACGCTCCAGGCGAGCGCCGCGTCAGGGCTGTACCAGCCCGTCAGGTCGAAGGCCGGCAGGTTCATCAGGGGTGTGTCGCCGGCCAGCGTGCGCACGAACAGGTAGAAACCGAAGGTGTAGGCACGGGCCTGGAAGTACAGGTCCGAGCGTCGCAGCAGCAAGGCGTAGGCCACCGGCGCCAGCAACAGCGGCAGGGCGTAGCCGAAGGTGGTGATCCGCGCCGAGTACAGGAAACACAGGTTCCAGGTGGTGTAGAGGTAGGGCCAGTAGGCCGGGACATGCACCACGAAATCACTGTGTCGCCCGGAAACCTCCCAATGCTTGCGCGAGTACGGCAGGCAGACGATCAGCCCCACGGCGGCGACGATGTTGAGGATGTTGCCGGTCTGCCAGTCGATCACCGAGGCCTCGATGATGTTCAGCACGATCACCAGGTAGATCAGCTTGTAGATGAAGCCTTCGATCCTTGGCTTGTAGCGGGCATAGGCCAGGAAACACATGGGCAGCAGCACGCTGATGGTCTTGATGCGCATGAACAGGTTGGCGTTGGGCACCAGCAGCGCCGGCAGCGACAGCACGAAGAAGGTCAGGCCCACCAGGCGGTAGCGCCTGAACAGCTCGGCGACCAGCAGGAAGGCGGCGAAGAAGGCCAGCATCAACAGCAATGTGTTCGGCATGAGGGGTTTCCCTACTCGTTCATGGATCGATGTGCGGCGTGAACGCCGGGCACGGCAAAGCCTGCCGCGCACGCCCGGGCCAGAGGCCGGGGACGGTGGAGCAATGGACAGGCGTTGCAGGTATCAGGTGGCTGGCAAGAGGGCCGCAATGCGGCCTGGCTCAGGCCTTGCCGAGGACGTGGGCTTCAGCTTCCAGCCATTTCCTCACGGCTTCGGGCATCGCCGCGGTGGTGGGCTGCACCTTGAGCTTCTCGGCGATCACCGCGTTGGCGACCAGGCCCTTGCGGCCAACCCAGGCGCCTTTGGAGTAGCCAGTCACGACCACGTCGCCTGCGCTGTTGAAGAAGCTGTACTGGAAGTAAGTCCAGTTCTCGTCGAGGCAGCAGATGCTGAATTCAGCTGTGTACTTCTCGAAAATTGAAAGTTGCTTCTTGTAGACGACCAAGTTGCCGCCGAGCATCGGCTTCCAGCCCAACTTGAAGGCTGGAATGAGGATTTTCGCGCGCAGACAAAGTTCCAGCATGAACAAATCGGCGATGGTCATGTAACGGCCATTGTTCATGTGCTTGTTGATGTCGATATCGTTCGGCCAGACCCGCAACGTGCGGTGCAGCGTGTCGGTCAGGGCCATGGGCGGCTTGAAGAAACCACGCAGAACAGCCAGCAACAGGCGGATGTAAAGGTTCATCCGGTTATCCCTCCCTAGGATTTTTTATTATCGTTCCCTGTTCAACCAACCGTTGATTAATCGGTTGGCTGCAAGCGGCGCATTGCAGGCCTGCTTGTTTGCCTCTCAGCGGTGGCGAAACTAACAGCTTTCACCGGGAGCAACCAGAGGCCAACACCTTAATTACTCTAAAAACGCCAACTGAATAACCGGTCACGTTCGGACTTTATATTCAATTGATGCTGAAACGTTTGTTCTTTTATTGGAAAACTATTCGTCGCGGTGCTCCGCTAGTCCATGTGCTTGCACAATGCCTGGCGTAATGCCTCGGGCACTGCAACCGGCTGCTTGCTCTCAGGGCAGACGCACACCTGGGTCATGCTGGCGCGAAAGCAGACTTCGCCACCGGCGCCGCGCGCCTCGACGGCAAAACTGAACGAAGTGGTACCCGGCTCGCCACTGCTGACCTGCACGCTGATCAGATCATCCCAAGCCATGGGTGCCAGGAACTCGATGGACAGGGCCCGCGCCGGCGGCATCACGCCCATGGCGAACAACCTGCGCAGGCCTTCGCCGCCCAGGCAGTGGGAGAGAAACTCGTGGACCGCCTCGATGACGAAATAGGAGATACGCGGTGTATAGACGATCCCGGCGGGGTCGCAGTCGCCGAACAGGATCTTGCGGGTGGTGACAAAAGGCATGGCGTTGGGTGCTCCGTGCTAGGAATGCCTGGCAGGCCATACTAACGCACACGGTAAAACGGCTGGCACCTTGACTTACCCCCGCACTGCCCGCCAAGTACATTTTCCAACCCTGATCCCTTATGATGCTGAATGGTTTCTCCAGCCTCAGGATGCCCAATGCTGACCGCCCTGCTGTTCGACCTCGATGGGACCCTCACCGATACCGACACCTTGCACCTGCAAGCCTTCCGCAAGCTGCTGTTCGACCATGACGGTCGCGAGCTGACGCAGGAGCAGTTCAACACTCAGGTCAGCGGCCGCGCCAACGGCCTGTTGTTCGCCGAACTGTTCCCACAGGCCGATGCCGCCAGCCGCCAGGCCTTGGCCGAGCGCAAGGAAGCACTGTTCCGTGAGCTGTCACCGACACTGGCGCCGATGCCCGGCCTGCTGCGCCTGCTGGACCACGCCGAACGACAGGGAATCGGCATGTGCGTGGTGACCAACGCGCCGCGCCTGAACGCCGAACACATGCTCGGGGCCATGAGCCTGGGCGCACGTTTCGAGCATGTGCTGGTAGCGGACGAACTGGCCCGCCCCAAGCCCGATCCCCTGCCCTACCTCACCGGGCTGCAGCGCCTGGGAGCCAAGGCCGGGCAGGCGCTGGCGTTCGAGGATTCGCTGCCGGGGGTCAAGGCCGCCGTCGATGCCGGAATCTTCACCGTGGGGCTGGCGACCACCCAGCCTGCCGAACGGCTGATGGAGGCTGGGGCTAGCCTGGTGATCGAGACGTATGATGATCCGCGGTTGTGGGATCTGATCGAACGGATGCAGCGACAGTGTGATTGATCGGAAAATCCCTCATATCACGACCTTGCTCCAACGCCCCGCCAGGAACAGGTAGTCGACCCAGAACACCTGGTGCAGCAGGACGATCCCCCAGAACACCACCTGGTAGGAGACCTTCCGGGTCTTGTGCCGAAACAGCTGCTGCGCCACCAGCGCGCCCGGCCAGCCGCCCAGCAGCTCACTGGCGTGCAGCACCTTCTCGGGGGTACGCCAAGCCTGGCTGCGGGCTTGCTGTTTGTCCTGCCAGTACAACAACAGGCTGACCAGGCTCGCCGCCAGGTACATTGCCAAGGGCAGCCATGTTCGGCCGCCCAGGCCCATTTGCACACCGCCGAAAAGCGGCAACAGGCATAGTACCACCAGCATCAGCATTTTCAGGCGTAAATGGCGTATGCCCGCCTCGCCCGTGGGCGCGTTATGCCTGCGCGCCATGTCAGCCGTGCGCCGTCGACCAATCGACCCAGCCGAATTCCCAGGTCGCCAGGATCAGCAGGCCGAAGGCGATCCGGTACCAGGCAAACACCGCATAGCTGTGGTTGGCGATGAACTTGAGCAGCCCGCGCACAGCGATCATGGCGAAAATGAACGACACCACGAAACCGAGCGCGAACACCGGCAAGTCACCCGGCTGGAACAACTCACGGTACTTGTACCCCGAATACACTGCCGCACCGACCATGGTGGGCATCGCCAGGAAGAACGAGAACTCGGTGGCCGCCTTGCGCGACAGGCCGAACAACAGGCCACCGATAATGGTCGAGCCCGACCGAGAGGTGCCGGGGATCATTGCCAGGCACTGGACGAAACCGATCTTCAGCGCATGGCTCCAGCGCATCTCGTCGACATGGTCGACCTCCACGCGGTGCTGGCGACGCTCGGCCCACAGCATGATCACCCCGCCCACCACCAGCGCGGCGGCGACGGTAACGGGGTTGAACAGGTACTCGTGGATCAGGTCGGCGAACAGCACGCCCAACACCACCGCCGGGAAGAACGCGATCAGCAGGTTGGCGGTGAAGCGCCGCGCCGGCCCCTGCGTGGGCAGGCCCAGTACCACGTCGAGGATCTTGCGCCGGAACTCCCACACCACCGCCAGGATGGCCCCCAGCTGAATGATGATGTTGAACGCCATGGCGCGTTCGCCGCCAAAGCCGATCACGTCGGCAACGATGATCTGGTGCCCGGTGCTCGAAATGGGCAGGAACTCCGTCAGCCCCTCGACCACGCCCAAGATGATTGCCTGCAAGGCACTCCAAAAATCCATCCTTCCCCCAAGTGCGACGCTGCGCATGGCAGGCCGCTTGTTTTGATTGACTCAATGATGCCGCACGCGGCGCGTGCTTTTTACAGTGACTGTAGCTGCCAAGGCCAGCTGAAAAACGCGGTTGCCTAAAGGTTTCATCTGACGCGGCCGAAATCCTAGCAGAGCCTGTGTTTCAAGGCTTGCGTTAGCTGCTACACGGGATGTCAAGAAAGACTCATTAGCCGTTGGTCGAGTGGGGGCCGGCGGCAAAGCATGCTTGGATGCCCTGGATAAAAAGAACAAAGACTGGAGTAACGCATCATGAAGACCCTGAGGTCGATGTCGATCAGCCGCCGCCTGTGGCTGATCCTGCTGGTGGCCGTGGCCATGCTGCTGGTGCTGGGCCTGCTGATGCTGCGCCAGCTCCACGGCGACCTGTACCAGGCCAAGGCCGAAAAGACCCGCCACGTGGTGCAGACCGCCGCCGGCATCCTGACGTATTACCAGGGCCTGGAGGCCGCCGGCACGCTCACCCGCGAAGCCGCGCAGCAACAAGCCCTGCAAGTGGTGCGCGGCCTGCGCTACGACCAGAACGACTATTTCTGGATC
This window of the Pseudomonas mosselii genome carries:
- the imuA gene encoding translesion DNA synthesis-associated protein ImuA, with protein sequence MGAVVDLDRLLDQRQVWRGRQAQARPQGLQPTGHAGLDQRLPEGGWPAAALSELLLASPGCGELQLLWPTLARLTGEGQRVVLVAPPFIPYAPAWQAAGVDLRWLVQVDAEAIDALWAAEQCLRSGSCAAVLCWPERADDRALRRLQVAAETGDALAFACRPHQAALNPSPAALRIALDLRPAQWRVLKCRGGLAPVTPIACPGRE
- a CDS encoding DUF1294 domain-containing protein; this encodes MARRHNAPTGEAGIRHLRLKMLMLVVLCLLPLFGGVQMGLGGRTWLPLAMYLAASLVSLLLYWQDKQQARSQAWRTPEKVLHASELLGGWPGALVAQQLFRHKTRKVSYQVVFWGIVLLHQVFWVDYLFLAGRWSKVVI
- the lexA gene encoding transcriptional repressor LexA — translated: MDTLSPKRRAILAFIRERITDQGQPPSLADIAERFGFASRSVARKHITALSQAGFIDVTPNQARGIRLAEPLRRPEILEVPVLGQVAAGAPIGPDLDIHEQLLLDPSLFRRTPDYLLKVRGDSMVDDGIFDGDLVGIRQQGEARDGQIVVARLDGEVTIKRLQRTRDGYRLLPRNPAYAPIDVTPGHEFFIEGVFCGLLRRD
- a CDS encoding acyl-CoA thioesterase, translating into MPFVTTRKILFGDCDPAGIVYTPRISYFVIEAVHEFLSHCLGGEGLRRLFAMGVMPPARALSIEFLAPMAWDDLISVQVSSGEPGTTSFSFAVEARGAGGEVCFRASMTQVCVCPESKQPVAVPEALRQALCKHMD
- a CDS encoding HAD family hydrolase: MLTALLFDLDGTLTDTDTLHLQAFRKLLFDHDGRELTQEQFNTQVSGRANGLLFAELFPQADAASRQALAERKEALFRELSPTLAPMPGLLRLLDHAERQGIGMCVVTNAPRLNAEHMLGAMSLGARFEHVLVADELARPKPDPLPYLTGLQRLGAKAGQALAFEDSLPGVKAAVDAGIFTVGLATTQPAERLMEAGASLVIETYDDPRLWDLIERMQRQCD
- a CDS encoding thioesterase family protein; the protein is MNLYIRLLLAVLRGFFKPPMALTDTLHRTLRVWPNDIDINKHMNNGRYMTIADLFMLELCLRAKILIPAFKLGWKPMLGGNLVVYKKQLSIFEKYTAEFSICCLDENWTYFQYSFFNSAGDVVVTGYSKGAWVGRKGLVANAVIAEKLKVQPTTAAMPEAVRKWLEAEAHVLGKA
- a CDS encoding undecaprenyl-diphosphate phosphatase; translation: MDFWSALQAIILGVVEGLTEFLPISSTGHQIIVADVIGFGGERAMAFNIIIQLGAILAVVWEFRRKILDVVLGLPTQGPARRFTANLLIAFFPAVVLGVLFADLIHEYLFNPVTVAAALVVGGVIMLWAERRQHRVEVDHVDEMRWSHALKIGFVQCLAMIPGTSRSGSTIIGGLLFGLSRKAATEFSFFLAMPTMVGAAVYSGYKYRELFQPGDLPVFALGFVVSFIFAMIAVRGLLKFIANHSYAVFAWYRIAFGLLILATWEFGWVDWSTAHG